The sequence below is a genomic window from Hyalangium ruber.
ACGGGCCGCCCTTATGCCCCCACACGACGTCATCGTCAAGCAAGAGCCGCAGGCAGCCGTACAAAAACCACCAGCTCGCTTCAGGACTTCCCGTCCGACTCCTCCTCGGACTCGAACTCCTCGGAGTCGAACTCGTCATGCTCGTCCGCCTCCTCCTCGCGCGCGTCGATCTCCGCGTGGTTCTCCGGAGGCGCCTCGCCGTTGAGCGCGCTCTTGAGCACCTGGCTCGGCCGGAAGGTCAGCACCCGACGGGCCGAGATCTCGATCTCCTTGCCGGTCTGCGGATTGCGCCCCACCCGCGCCTTCTTCTGCCGCACCTGGAAGTTGCCGAACCCGGAGATCTTGATCTTGTCCCCGCGCTCCAGCGTCTCCTTCAAGGTGTCGAAGACGAGCTCGACGATCTCCGCCGACTCCTTCTTGGAGAAGCCGACCTTCTCGTACACGCCCTCGATGATGTCCGCCTTCGTCATACGCTCCCTCGGCAACCCTTCTGTGCGGTGAAGCCTGCGGATGCTGACAGCCTTCCCAGAGGGGTGTCAACCCTCTGACTTCACTCAGGAATTCAGGCGCGCAGGGCCCCGCCCAGCCGCTGGTTCACCTCGGAGATGATGCGCTGGTGCGCCTCGCTCACCTCCGCGTCGGTGAGCGTCCGCTCGGGCGAGCGGTAGCGGATGGCATAGGCCAGGTTCTTCTTCCCCTCGGGGATGGGCTTGCCCGTGTAGACGTCGAAGATGAGGGCGTCCTCCACCAGCGCGCCTCCCACCTCCAGAATCACGCGGCGGACCTCGTCATTGCGAAGCTCCGCGGGCACCACCACCGCCAGGTCCCTCAGCACGGCCGGGAAGCGCGGCAGCGAGTGGTACTCGGGCACCAGCCGGGCCGAGGCGTACAGGGGCTCGGTGTCCAGCTCGAAGGCGAACACGCCCTGCGGCAGCTCCAGGGCCTTGGTGATGCGCGGGTGCAGCTCGCCCACGTACCCGAGGGCCGTCCCATCGGCCAGAAGCACCTGGGCGCAGGCACGCGGATGCCACGCGGGAGCCTCGGCCGGCACGAAGCGAACCCCATCCAGGTGCAGGGCATGGAGTACCGCCTCCACGGCGCCCTTGGCGTCGTAGAAGTCCATCCGAGCGTCCTTCTGAGTCCAGCTACGCCCGGAGCGCAGGCCCCACACGAGCCCGCCCACCCGGTGTACCTCGCGCGTAGCCGGACGCCGACCCTGCCCGCCTTCCGGATCCCGGAAGTAGGCCCGGCCCGTCTCGTAGATGGCCACCCGCTCCACCTGGTGCCGCACGCTGCGAGAGAGGTTCTCCAGCAGTCCTGGCAGCAGGCTGGTGCGCATCACCGACTGCTCCACGCTGAGCGGATTGATGAGCACTACCGGTGCGTCCTTCCCGCCCAGCACCTCAAGGCTCTTGGGCGCCACGAACGAGTAGTTCACCACCTCGTTCATCCCCACGCCGGAGAGCGCCTGACGCAACCGCCGCTCGGCCTCGGCCTGGGCCGGCTCGGGAGCCAGCTCCGCGATCCCGCGCGGCAGCCGGGCCGGGATGTTGTCGTAGCCGTACACGCGAGCGATCTCCTCCAGCAGATCCTCCTCGCGCTCCACGTCCACGCGCGCCCGCGGCACCTCGAACGTCGTCTGGCCGCTGCCGTCCTCCGCCGCCCGGAACCCGAGCGCGCCCAGGATGCGGCGGCACTCCGCCTCCGGCACCGCCGCGCCCAGGAACTTCTCCACCCGCGCATAGCGCAGCGCCACCCGACGCGGCGGCTGAGGGCTCGGATGCACATCCACCCGGCCCGAGCGCACCGTGCCACCCGACAGCTCCGAGATGAGCTGCGCGGCCCGATCGATGGCTGGCCCCACTGCGTCGATGTCCGCCCCACGCTCGAAGCGGTGCGATGCCTCGGTGTGCAGGCCGTGGCGCTTGGACGTGCGGCGCACGCTGGAGGGCTGGAAGTTCGCCGACTCGAGCACGATGTGCTTCGTGCCCTCCGTCACCTCGCTGTCCGCCCCGCCCATCACTCCGGCGATGGCCTGGGGCCGATCCCGGTCGCAGATGGCCAGGTCATCCGCGTCGAGCGTGCGCTCCTTGCCATCGAGCGTGCGGATCTTCTCGCCCGGCTTCGCGCAGCGAACGACGATCTCCTGCCCCGCGAGCTTCTCCAGATCGAAGGCATGCAGCGGCTGGCCATACTCGAGGTTGACGTAGTTGGTCACGTCCACCACGTTGTTGATGGCGCGCACGCCACAGGCCTTGAGACGGTCCTGCATCCACTGGGGCGAGGGCTTGATGGTGACGTTCTCGACGATGCGCGCGGCGTAACGCGGGCACCGGGCCGAGTCCTCGATCCGCACCTTCACCTTGTCGGCCGCGGAGCCCCCAGACTCAGCGGGCTTCGGCTCCGGCGAACGGAACGCGGCGCCCGTCACCACGCCCACCTCTCGCGCCACGCCCAGGTGCGACAGGGCATCGGGCCGGTTCGGGGTGACGTTCACCTCCAGCACCACGTCATCCAGCCCCAGCGCCTCGGCGATCGGCGTGCCCGGCTTCGTCTCCGGCGAGAGGATGAGCAGCCCGGAGGAGTCCTCCGTCAGCCCCAGCTCCTTGGCCGAGCACAGCATGCCGAAGCTGTCCACGCCCCGGAGCGCGGCCTGCTTGATCTCCACGCCATTGGGCAGCTTCGTGCCCACGGTGGCCAGGGGCACCTTGTCCCCGACTTTGTAGTTCTTCGCGCCGCACACCACTTGCAGCGGCGCGGAGCCGCCCGCGTCCACCTTCGTCACGGACAGCTTGTCCGCGTTCGGGTGCTGCACGGACTCCTGGATCTGCGCCACCACCACGCCCTTGAGCGCCGCGCCGGGCTGCTCCAGGCCTTCGATCTCCAGCCCCGCCGCGGTCAGCTTGCGCGCCAGCTCGTCCACCGACGCCGGCAGCTTCACGTACTCGCCGAGCCACTTCACCGAAATCTTCACAGGTCAACCCTCTCCCGGACTCAGAACTGCTCGAGGAAGCGTGCGTCGTTCTCGAACATCATCCGCAGGTCATCGATGCGGTAGCGCAGCATGGCGATGCGCTCCACGCCCATGCCGAACGCGTAGCCCGTCACCTCACCCGGGTCATAGCCGCTGTACTTGAAGACGTTGGGATGCACCATGCCGCTGCCCAGCACCTCCAGCCAGCCCGTCGACTTGCACACCCGGCAGCCCTTGCCGCCGCACGAGGTACAGGAGATGTCCACCTCCGCCGAAGGCTCGGTGAACGGGAAGAAGGACGGGCGGAACCGCGTGCGCGTGTCCGAGCCGAAGAACGCCTTCACGAACGCGTCCAGCGTGCCCTTGAGCTCCGCGAAGCTCACGTCCTTGTCCACCAGCAAGCCCTCCACCTGGTGGAACATGGGCGTATGGGTGATGTCCGAGTCGCGCCGGTACACCCGGCCCGGCATCACCGCGCGAATGGGCGGCTTGTGCGACAGCATGTGCCGCACCTGCACCGGGGACGTGTGCGTGCGCAGCAGAACCGGGCTGTCCGCCTTCTTCGCGTGGCCCAGCGTCGCCTCGTCCACGTAGAAGGTGTCCTGCATGTCCCGCGCGGGGTGATCCTTCGGCAGGTTCAGCGCCTCGAAGTTGTAGTAGTCCAGCTCGATCTCCGGACCCACCGCCACCTCGAAGCCGAGCCGCGCGAACGTCCGGACGATCTCCTCCATCGTCCGCGACACCGGGTGCCGGCTGCCGGGAGCCACCGCGCGACCGGGCAGCGTCACGTCCAGCTTCGCGCCCTTCAGCTCGGCCTCGAGCGCGGCCTCCTCGGCGCGCTTGAGCGCATCCGCGAGCAGCTTCTCGATCTCCGCCTTGACCTGGTTGGCGACCTCGCCCAGCGCCTTGCGCTCCTCGGGAGGCAACTTGCCCATGCCCCCGAGCACGCCGGACAGCTCGCCCTTCTTGCCCAAATAGCGGATCCTCAGCGCCTCGACGGCGGACACCTCCGAGGCGACGGTGATGTCACGCCGTGCCGACTCCGCGAGAGACTGCAACCGATCCCGCATCGCTCTGCTCCCCTCCCCGCCCGCCTTGCGAGCGGGGGCAAAAAAAAGGGCCGCCCTGGCGAGGCAGCCCGTGTACTCGTTCACGCCCGGGAGACCCCAACCGGAGCCTCCCCAGCGATTCTGTCCGCCGGCCCCTCAGGCCGGAGTCGTCAGGCCGCCTTGGCGATGTTGGCGACGGCGGCAAAGCCCGCGGGATCCGCCACGGCCATGTCGGCCAGGACCTTGCGGTCCAGCGAGATCTTCGACTTGGCCAGGCCCGCGATCAGCTTCGAGTAGGACAGGCCCACGGTGCGAGCCGCCGCGTTGATGCGGACGATCCACAGCGAGCGGAAGTTGCGCTTGCGGGCGGCGCGGTCACGGCTGGCGTAGTCCAGCGCGCGCTCCACGGCCTGATTGGCCCGCTTGTAGCAGTTCTTCCGACGGCCACGGTAACCCTTGGCCAGCTTCAAAATCCGATTACGACGGCGGCGAGCCTTGAAACCCTTCTTTACGCGCATGACACACTCCTCGACTGCTCAAGCTGGGAACCCCGTGGCGCAGGCCTCACGCCGCTCCGCCAGGGTCCGTGGGTAGTTAGTAACTAGTTCGCCCCGTAGGGGAACATCTCCTTGATGACCTTCTTCGCATCCATGTCGCGAAGGTGGCCCGTGCCGCGGTTGCGGCGCTTCTGGGCCGGCGTCTTGCCGTGGGTGAAAAGGTGCTTGCCGTAGGCCTTGCCGTGCTTCACCTGGCCGCTCTTCTTCACCTGCAACCGCTTCTTCGCACCGCTACGGGTCTTCAACTTCGGCATCGTCCCAATCCTTCCTTCACGTTGCGCCGTCGGCTCTTTAGCTCTCGGCCTTCTGTTACAGGCCGACAGCCGAAGCCGACAGCCAAATCTCTCTACTTCGTCCCACCAGCCGCGCTAACTGGGGCAGCTTGCTCCTCTACCGCTGGAGCCGCCGCCGTGGGAGCCGCCTCCGAGGGCTTGCCCTCCGGCCGGGCGTCCACCTTGCCGTCCGCAGGCTTGCCTTCCCGCTTGGCAGCCTCCTGCTTCTTGCCCCCCGCCTCACCCTCGTGCTTCTTGCCCGCCGCGTCCGCCTTCGCCGCCGCCTCCGCCTGCTGCCGAGCCTGATCACGCGCGCGCTGCGCCACCTTCGGGTTGGGCGCGAGGATCATGAACATCTGGCGCCCTTCCATGCGAGGCGCCTGCTCGACGACCGCGGTCTCCTTCAGATCCTTGACCACGTCATCCAGAATCGCGCTGCCCAGCTCCTTGTGGGTGATCTCGCGACCGCGGAAGACGATGGTGACCTTGGCCTTGTTCGCCTCCTCGAGGAAGCGCTTGATGTTGCGGACCTTGAACTCGTAGTCGTGCTCCTCGGTCTTCGGACGGAGCTTCACCTCTTTGAGGTGGACCACGACCTGCTTCTTCTTGG
It includes:
- the pheS gene encoding phenylalanine--tRNA ligase subunit alpha; this translates as MRDRLQSLAESARRDITVASEVSAVEALRIRYLGKKGELSGVLGGMGKLPPEERKALGEVANQVKAEIEKLLADALKRAEEAALEAELKGAKLDVTLPGRAVAPGSRHPVSRTMEEIVRTFARLGFEVAVGPEIELDYYNFEALNLPKDHPARDMQDTFYVDEATLGHAKKADSPVLLRTHTSPVQVRHMLSHKPPIRAVMPGRVYRRDSDITHTPMFHQVEGLLVDKDVSFAELKGTLDAFVKAFFGSDTRTRFRPSFFPFTEPSAEVDISCTSCGGKGCRVCKSTGWLEVLGSGMVHPNVFKYSGYDPGEVTGYAFGMGVERIAMLRYRIDDLRMMFENDARFLEQF
- the pheT gene encoding phenylalanine--tRNA ligase subunit beta yields the protein MKISVKWLGEYVKLPASVDELARKLTAAGLEIEGLEQPGAALKGVVVAQIQESVQHPNADKLSVTKVDAGGSAPLQVVCGAKNYKVGDKVPLATVGTKLPNGVEIKQAALRGVDSFGMLCSAKELGLTEDSSGLLILSPETKPGTPIAEALGLDDVVLEVNVTPNRPDALSHLGVAREVGVVTGAAFRSPEPKPAESGGSAADKVKVRIEDSARCPRYAARIVENVTIKPSPQWMQDRLKACGVRAINNVVDVTNYVNLEYGQPLHAFDLEKLAGQEIVVRCAKPGEKIRTLDGKERTLDADDLAICDRDRPQAIAGVMGGADSEVTEGTKHIVLESANFQPSSVRRTSKRHGLHTEASHRFERGADIDAVGPAIDRAAQLISELSGGTVRSGRVDVHPSPQPPRRVALRYARVEKFLGAAVPEAECRRILGALGFRAAEDGSGQTTFEVPRARVDVEREEDLLEEIARVYGYDNIPARLPRGIAELAPEPAQAEAERRLRQALSGVGMNEVVNYSFVAPKSLEVLGGKDAPVVLINPLSVEQSVMRTSLLPGLLENLSRSVRHQVERVAIYETGRAYFRDPEGGQGRRPATREVHRVGGLVWGLRSGRSWTQKDARMDFYDAKGAVEAVLHALHLDGVRFVPAEAPAWHPRACAQVLLADGTALGYVGELHPRITKALELPQGVFAFELDTEPLYASARLVPEYHSLPRFPAVLRDLAVVVPAELRNDEVRRVILEVGGALVEDALIFDVYTGKPIPEGKKNLAYAIRYRSPERTLTDAEVSEAHQRIISEVNQRLGGALRA
- the infC gene encoding translation initiation factor IF-3, giving the protein MEGSPIVRDQRTNRRIRAREVRVVGAAGEQLGVLSIEQALERAQSEGFDLVEVNPMAKPPVCKIMDYGKFKYEEKKKASEAKKKQVVVHLKEVKLRPKTEEHDYEFKVRNIKRFLEEANKAKVTIVFRGREITHKELGSAILDDVVKDLKETAVVEQAPRMEGRQMFMILAPNPKVAQRARDQARQQAEAAAKADAAGKKHEGEAGGKKQEAAKREGKPADGKVDARPEGKPSEAAPTAAAPAVEEQAAPVSAAGGTK
- the rpmI gene encoding 50S ribosomal protein L35, with protein sequence MPKLKTRSGAKKRLQVKKSGQVKHGKAYGKHLFTHGKTPAQKRRNRGTGHLRDMDAKKVIKEMFPYGAN
- the rplT gene encoding 50S ribosomal protein L20, coding for MRVKKGFKARRRRNRILKLAKGYRGRRKNCYKRANQAVERALDYASRDRAARKRNFRSLWIVRINAAARTVGLSYSKLIAGLAKSKISLDRKVLADMAVADPAGFAAVANIAKAA